From Chaetodon auriga isolate fChaAug3 chromosome 10, fChaAug3.hap1, whole genome shotgun sequence, a single genomic window includes:
- the cox4i2 gene encoding cytochrome c oxidase subunit 4 isoform 2, mitochondrial, which produces MLHLTAGRMGSFMARRATVALTSGGVRMASHGHEVAESVDMSQPMYWDRRDTPLPDRAYKDVLTAADKSLKQKEKGPWSQLTKEEKIALYRLSFHQTFPEMKQPSAEWKTVMGGIFIFLGFTGLLVWWQRVYVYPERPRTFDEEWQAKQVKRMLDMRINPVEGFSAKWDYEKGRWK; this is translated from the exons ATGCTCCACCTGACTGCAGGGCGTATGGGAAGCTTCATGGCCAGGCGCGCCACAGTGGCTTTGACCAGTGGTGGCGTGAGGATGGCGAGCCACGGCCACG AGGTGGCAGAGTCGGTGGACATGTCCCAGCCAATGTACTGGGACCGCCGGGACACCCCTCTGCCTGACAGAGCCTACAAAGATGtcctgactgctgctgacaAGAGCctgaaacagaaggagaaaggaCCATGGAGCCAGCTGACCAAAGAGGAGAAGATCGCCT TGTACCGGCTGTCGTTCCATCAGACCTTCCCAGAGATGAAGCAGCCGTCAGCAGAGTGGAAGACTGTGATGGGGGGTATCTTCATCTTCCTGGGCTTCACTGGCCTGTTGGTCTGGTGGCAGAGAGTCTATG TCTACCCTGAGCGGCCCAGGACCTTTGACGAGGAGTGGCAGGCCAAGCAGGTGAAGAGGATGCTGGACATGAGGATCAACCCCGTCGAGGGCTTCTCAGCCAAGTGGGACTACGAGAAGGGCCGGTGGAAGTAG